Proteins encoded by one window of Emticicia oligotrophica DSM 17448:
- a CDS encoding DUF3575 domain-containing protein: MKKSFGILFFIFITIQSFAQEERREILKVNLSAAAMQTATIQYEKVFGRHFSLAIGGGFRPKKLFPYAKDLEKYVDFADNKIDYISFANVRKTESKIGMYHLTPEMRFYFGNKGAPIGTYLSVFGKYNHFYGDVPVFIDTEYRGVPVRLELPVDTKLQTTSLGLMIGRQFRIGERFTFDWYVIGGHFGRVKVHGESNQNLEGFDDDFRKNLRNKIIETFKINEDYLGLVVDNQGVRIDNVRQLNYLNLRGFGFNLGYRF; this comes from the coding sequence GTGAAAAAAAGCTTCGGAATACTCTTTTTTATTTTTATTACTATTCAATCTTTCGCACAAGAAGAAAGAAGAGAAATTTTAAAAGTAAATCTTTCGGCTGCTGCCATGCAAACTGCCACGATTCAATATGAAAAAGTATTTGGACGGCATTTTTCCTTGGCTATAGGTGGTGGATTTCGCCCTAAAAAACTCTTTCCTTATGCCAAAGATTTAGAGAAATACGTAGATTTTGCTGATAATAAGATTGATTATATAAGTTTTGCGAATGTAAGGAAAACTGAGTCAAAAATAGGAATGTACCATCTAACTCCCGAAATGAGATTCTATTTTGGAAATAAAGGAGCTCCTATCGGAACTTATCTTTCAGTATTTGGGAAATATAATCATTTTTACGGTGATGTGCCAGTTTTCATTGATACTGAATATCGCGGAGTTCCTGTCAGATTAGAATTGCCTGTTGATACAAAATTACAAACTACTTCACTTGGGTTGATGATTGGACGTCAGTTTCGTATTGGAGAACGGTTTACTTTTGATTGGTATGTCATTGGTGGGCATTTCGGTAGAGTAAAAGTTCATGGAGAATCAAACCAAAATCTTGAAGGCTTTGATGATGATTTTCGTAAAAATTTAAGAAATAAAATTATTGAAACCTTTAAAATTAATGAAGATTATTTAGGCTTAGTGGTTGATAATCAGGGTGTAAGAATAGATAATGTTCGACAATTGAATTATCTGAATTTACGTGGATTTGGGTTTAATCTGGGTTATAGATTTTGA